The stretch of DNA GAGCAGCCAGGGCAGGAGCTGGTTTCCGGTGTCAGCGGTTCCGCCCGCCCCCGGAACAGGAAGCGGGGCGGCGCTCGGTGCTGGAGCGGGTGCAGGTGTGGCGTCCGGGGTCAGGTCGTCGCCGTTGTCCAGTGAGCCCGGGGACGAGGATGCGGAGCTTTCCGTGGCGTAGTCGGGCACCACACCACGGGACGGGGTCGGCTCGAACGGGACCCAGCCCAGGCCCTGGAAATAGAGTTCCGGCCAGGCGTGGGCATCCCTCGCATCCACTTCATATTCGGGCAGTGCGCCCTGGCCGGCCACTGATACGGTTGCGCCGGTCAGTCTCCCCGGTGCGTATCCGACAGCGATCCGGCTGGGGATCCCTTCGAGCCTGGCCATCACGGCCATCGCGGAGGCGTAGTGGATGCAGTATCCGCTCTTCTGCTCCAGGAAGTCGGCAAGGACCGAGAGGCCGTTTCCGTCGTAACCGCCCTGGACCGGGGATTGCAGCGAGTAGGTGAATTGCGCGGACCGCAAGTACTTCTGGATGGCCATCGCCTTGTCGTACGGCGTGGAGCTTGGACCGGCCACGGTGTCGGCCGTAGTCCGGACGATGTCCGGAACGTTGCCCGGGATCCTGGTGAAGTCGTCCGCGATGCCCTGTACGGGCGCCGAAGACCTGGCCAGCAGTCCGGCCGTCAGCTTCGGAACGGTGGTGGTGACCAGGTACTCCTGCCGGCGGGAGGTGGTGTCCGTCCCCTTGATGCTCAAAGTGGCAGGATCCCAGGTCCACCGGCCTTCCAGCCCCCGCACGGATTCCGGCGCGTAAGGAACCGGCAGGTAAGGGCTGGTGAAGGTTCCGGTGTCTATTGCCGTGAGCAGTTGCTGCTCTTCGGCCACCGCATAACCGGGGTCGATCTCGTTGCCCAGCGGCCGCCGGGAGGCGTTGCGATCATCCGGGCCCCAGGAGTCGCCGTCGAAATTATCCACGGTGACAGAGCGCAGGTACAGCGGCGTAGGGGAGTTGGTGGCATAGCTGATGCGGCCGCTCCCGGCCGGGGTGCGCAGGCTGTTGCCCAGCGTGATCATGGGATTCAAACCGGTGGAATTGCCCCATGGATTAATACGGGAGCCTTGGGGAAAGGTGCCCTGGTCGAAGCCGGGGATGGCCAGCGGCAGCACCAGGGCGGCGGCCACGGCCACAGCCCCGGTCAGGACTGCCCTCCGCCCTTGGCCGGGGCTCCGCGCCGAATCCGCTGGTGTCCGCGGGTCCGGGACGTACCACTGGCTGCATGCCAGGATCATCAGGTACCCGGCAACAGCGGCAGCGAATCCCCAGAAGCCGACGCTTTGGGGTTTGATCATCGCCGGCACCACCATGATGGCGAGCAGTCCCACGCCTGTGGCGGCGGGCATGCCGAGCGGTACGGCCAGCGCGTCCACCAGGATCACGGCCAGGCCCAGAACGGCACAGATCACCATCACGATGCCGACATTGGGCGCCACCGGAGCGGTCTCGGAGAGCACTGTTTCGCTGGCGCGGCGGATCAGCCGGTCGAGCTCCGCCAAACTGCCTCCGGTGGGAATGATGCCCGCGAAGCTGGTGCCGCGGAAGAACGTCAACGTCAGGATGGCACCCAGGGAAAGGAACCCGCCGGCAGTCACCAGCAACGGCTGCGCCCGGACAGAACGCAAGGCAGCAAGGGTAAGGCTGACCACCAGCACGGTGGTGAAAACCGGCCAGTACCAGGCCCAGCCCCGCAACACACCGTTCAAGGACAAGGCGGCCCCGGCCACCGCCAGGGCAATGGAGCCCGCCATCACCCACGGGTAGGCGCCCACCCGGCTACGTCCCGCCGGGGGTCCTGCCGGCGGCTGTTGCCGGCCCGTTCCGGAGCTCCTGGCCGGTGCAATGGTCAACGCGCCACCCCCGCTCCGCGCCGGACCTCCGTCGCCGGGAGTTCCGGCACGGCAAGGTCCTGGTCGAACTGGTTCCATGCGGCCGCGACGGAGACGCCGGGGGCCACTGCCGCCGCGCGCCAGCCGCCCTGCCGGAGCTTCTCCAGGGCGTCCTCGAACTCCGCCGGCCGTTCCGCCACGATGATGGCGAAGGCGTTGGTTCCGTAGCCTGCGGCGGGGGCAAGGGACAGCGCCTCCAGCGCTGAGATCCTGCCCAGGACGGCAATCACCGGTCCCCGCATCCGGTGCGCGGAGAGCTTGTCCATGAGGTTGTCGTCAAACGGCGGGGGCCCTGCCTCCTGGTGGCCGTGGGATTCCCCGGTACCGAAGAAGTCCCTGCTTCCGGCCTCGCCGCGCGCGTGGGGCCCTGTGAGCTGGATGGCGGCAAGGCTCTCCGCGATGGACTGGAGCCCGGAAGCCCCGCTGTACTCCTCCAGCTCGGGTTCCGGAGCCGAGGGCGAACGCAGGAATGCCGGTTCCCCGCGCGCGTCCAGGAGGCGCAGGGCGTAGTTGCGCTCGGCCAGGTGGGCGCTGATGGACATGGCCGCCACCACGGCCCACTCGAAGGTTTCGCTGCTGATCATCGTGTGGCCGTCCTGGGCCGCGTTTCCCGCCGGGGCGGCGCCCGAGCTGCCGGAAAACGCCCCGAACCGGTGGTCCAGGATAATGGTCGCCTCGGGCGTAGTGACGGATTCCTCCTGGCG from Pseudarthrobacter siccitolerans encodes:
- a CDS encoding transglutaminase TgpA family protein, coding for MTIAPARSSGTGRQQPPAGPPAGRSRVGAYPWVMAGSIALAVAGAALSLNGVLRGWAWYWPVFTTVLVVSLTLAALRSVRAQPLLVTAGGFLSLGAILTLTFFRGTSFAGIIPTGGSLAELDRLIRRASETVLSETAPVAPNVGIVMVICAVLGLAVILVDALAVPLGMPAATGVGLLAIMVVPAMIKPQSVGFWGFAAAVAGYLMILACSQWYVPDPRTPADSARSPGQGRRAVLTGAVAVAAALVLPLAIPGFDQGTFPQGSRINPWGNSTGLNPMITLGNSLRTPAGSGRISYATNSPTPLYLRSVTVDNFDGDSWGPDDRNASRRPLGNEIDPGYAVAEEQQLLTAIDTGTFTSPYLPVPYAPESVRGLEGRWTWDPATLSIKGTDTTSRRQEYLVTTTVPKLTAGLLARSSAPVQGIADDFTRIPGNVPDIVRTTADTVAGPSSTPYDKAMAIQKYLRSAQFTYSLQSPVQGGYDGNGLSVLADFLEQKSGYCIHYASAMAVMARLEGIPSRIAVGYAPGRLTGATVSVAGQGALPEYEVDARDAHAWPELYFQGLGWVPFEPTPSRGVVPDYATESSASSSPGSLDNGDDLTPDATPAPAPAPSAAPLPVPGAGGTADTGNQLLPWLLGTGALLGAALLAASPRLVRTGIRARRLRAADPAAAVPLAWNEMVDLGTDYGLPPEPSETPRAYSARLRSSALLGEPGGMDEAAHHAAVALTAEFERQKYGPPIVDGVPEAGHAGTGRNASLANGVAGSRIAAVETAFRANASTLRRLHALWLPPSVVGRLARLLATPFRITFKAAGAAAGKAAKAAARTWSARWSGHS
- a CDS encoding DUF58 domain-containing protein encodes the protein MALLDRLPRHLFTRRGWGMLAAGAAALAAAHVMGRRDLLSLAVLLFVLPLVSLAGIRLVKPRFQVYREFNPSPVETSAPTTVRLAVARTGAGTGRATMEERLPPRFGESPTFRFPSRSATGGTSRYEYHVRSAQRGQFLIGPVTAEFTDPFGLSLHRQAIDDGDTLTVTPAAVVLPLTGLAGARGNDGVTATRIRANPSDDDVMTREYRHGDPMRRVHWAATARHGELMVRQEESVTTPEATIILDHRFGAFSGSSGAAPAGNAAQDGHTMISSETFEWAVVAAMSISAHLAERNYALRLLDARGEPAFLRSPSAPEPELEEYSGASGLQSIAESLAAIQLTGPHARGEAGSRDFFGTGESHGHQEAGPPPFDDNLMDKLSAHRMRGPVIAVLGRISALEALSLAPAAGYGTNAFAIIVAERPAEFEDALEKLRQGGWRAAAVAPGVSVAAAWNQFDQDLAVPELPATEVRRGAGVAR